A genomic segment from Pseudomonas sessilinigenes encodes:
- a CDS encoding nuclear transport factor 2 family protein, protein MPDISQLQARLQFFENQQAIRACINRYMTLCDSLDADTPLDELAGLFTREAVWEGKGVRYATSFGGYRGREAIRAMFATYMRTPAHFALNAHFLASEVIEVEGDEGRGSWMMLQASTFAEGASHLNAARLTVCFALEEGHWRIAHFQTENLFSRPTTAWNDDAPLPVPVQAG, encoded by the coding sequence ATGCCTGATATTTCCCAGTTGCAGGCCCGGCTGCAGTTCTTCGAAAACCAGCAGGCGATCAGGGCCTGCATCAATCGCTACATGACGTTGTGCGACAGCCTCGATGCCGATACCCCCCTGGATGAGCTGGCTGGCCTGTTCACCCGTGAGGCGGTCTGGGAAGGCAAGGGTGTCCGGTACGCCACAAGCTTCGGTGGTTACCGTGGTCGCGAGGCAATCCGCGCAATGTTCGCCACCTATATGAGGACCCCGGCGCACTTTGCCTTGAACGCACATTTCCTGGCCAGTGAGGTCATTGAGGTGGAGGGTGATGAGGGGCGTGGTAGCTGGATGATGTTGCAAGCCAGTACCTTCGCCGAGGGCGCCTCGCACTTGAATGCAGCCAGGTTGACGGTGTGCTTCGCCCTGGAGGAGGGGCATTGGCGGATCGCTCACTTCCAGACCGAGAATCTGTTCAGCCGGCCGACGACGGCCTGGAACGACGATGCGCCGCTGCCGGTTCCGGTGCAGGCTGGATAG
- a CDS encoding PDR/VanB family oxidoreductase, protein MNEQLLKVVVRKREIQGHDVVVLDLGRVDGAALPAFEAGAHVDIHIAPGLVRQYSLCGDPADGAVYRLGILKDPASRGGSQGVHEILLEGREVQISVPRNLFPLAPGAGRSVLLGGGIGITPMIAMAHTLYLQGADFELHYCGRSRSRSAFLAELASAPFADRVQTHFDDEGLEQRLDLTRVLGPGAVGTHLYVCGPAGFMDWVIAGAQGQGYTEDHIHKEYFQVEVDTRGEGFEVVAARSNKSVRVAAGQSILDALVQVGIKIEISCEQGVCGTCLCEVLEGEPDHRDVYLTDEEKAANDQILVCCSRARSKKLVLDI, encoded by the coding sequence ATGAATGAACAGTTACTGAAGGTCGTCGTGCGTAAGCGCGAGATCCAGGGGCACGATGTAGTCGTCCTCGACCTGGGACGTGTCGATGGTGCGGCGTTGCCGGCATTCGAGGCGGGTGCCCATGTCGATATCCATATCGCTCCCGGCCTGGTGCGCCAGTATTCGCTGTGCGGCGATCCGGCCGATGGCGCGGTGTATCGCCTGGGGATACTGAAGGACCCGGCTTCCCGGGGTGGTTCGCAAGGCGTGCACGAAATTCTGCTCGAGGGACGCGAAGTGCAGATCAGCGTGCCGCGCAACTTGTTCCCGCTGGCACCGGGTGCCGGGCGCAGTGTCCTGCTGGGGGGCGGGATCGGCATCACGCCGATGATTGCCATGGCCCACACCCTTTATCTACAAGGAGCCGACTTTGAACTGCACTACTGCGGTCGCTCGCGCAGCCGCAGTGCCTTCCTCGCGGAACTGGCCAGCGCGCCGTTCGCCGATCGCGTACAGACTCATTTCGATGACGAGGGCCTGGAGCAGCGCCTGGATCTGACGCGGGTGCTGGGGCCTGGCGCGGTCGGCACCCACCTGTATGTCTGTGGCCCGGCGGGCTTCATGGATTGGGTGATCGCTGGTGCCCAGGGGCAGGGTTATACCGAGGACCATATCCACAAGGAGTATTTCCAGGTGGAAGTGGATACCCGTGGCGAGGGCTTCGAGGTGGTCGCTGCCCGCAGCAACAAGAGTGTCCGGGTGGCTGCCGGTCAGAGCATCCTCGATGCCTTGGTCCAAGTGGGGATCAAGATCGAGATTTCCTGTGAGCAGGGGGTATGCGGAACCTGCTTGTGCGAGGTGCTCGAAGGCGAGCCCGATCACCGCGATGTGTACCTGACCGATGAAGAAAAAGCCGCCAACGACCAGATCCTGGTGTGCTGTTCACGGGCTCGATCGAAAAAACTGGTGCTGGATATCTGA
- the iacA gene encoding indole-3-acetate monooxygenase: MDSLCLHSAPASALASGPAFEALLETIRDRARLGEFDRQRHISRDVIDGFKAHGVYRALVPRRFGGLECSPGEFCQMIERISHADGSAGWVASFGMSPVYLAALPLATIARIYGDNPDTVFAGGIFPPQPAEVVAGGFRVNGRWKYSSGSLGADIVGVGIAPCHGDKLDLPRLAVLPKAQARIEETWDTVGLLGTGSHDLVVEDVRVDEDWTFVRGGLPNLDEAFFRYPSLAFATQVLSVVGLGVARAALDELSAMASGRISVTGAPALADRPLAQVDVAKAEAALRSARAFFYESIERAWDHVLAGDPVPQEATNLLRLSSTHATRIAAEVARNAQMLSGMTGIYHDSPLARCVNDAQVVTQHAFMGDVTYQNAGAMFFGKQPLPGYL, encoded by the coding sequence ATGGATTCGCTTTGCCTGCATTCGGCGCCTGCTTCGGCGCTGGCCTCCGGACCGGCCTTCGAGGCCTTGCTTGAGACTATTCGTGATCGTGCCCGCCTGGGAGAGTTCGATCGTCAGCGCCATATCTCCCGAGACGTGATCGACGGCTTCAAGGCCCACGGTGTCTACCGTGCCCTAGTGCCCCGTCGATTCGGCGGGTTGGAATGCTCGCCCGGGGAGTTCTGCCAGATGATCGAGCGTATCTCCCACGCCGATGGTTCGGCGGGCTGGGTGGCCAGCTTCGGCATGAGCCCGGTGTACCTGGCGGCGCTGCCCCTGGCGACCATCGCCCGAATCTATGGCGACAACCCCGATACGGTATTTGCCGGAGGTATCTTTCCACCGCAACCGGCTGAAGTGGTGGCGGGCGGCTTCAGGGTTAACGGGCGCTGGAAGTATTCCAGCGGTTCGCTGGGCGCCGATATCGTCGGTGTCGGTATCGCTCCGTGCCACGGCGACAAGCTCGACCTGCCGCGCCTGGCCGTGCTGCCCAAAGCTCAGGCACGTATCGAGGAAACCTGGGACACCGTGGGCTTGCTGGGCACGGGCAGTCATGACCTGGTGGTGGAGGACGTGCGGGTGGACGAGGACTGGACATTCGTCCGTGGCGGCCTGCCCAACCTGGACGAGGCATTTTTTCGTTATCCATCGCTGGCCTTCGCCACACAGGTACTGTCGGTGGTCGGCCTGGGAGTCGCCCGTGCCGCCCTGGACGAGTTGTCGGCCATGGCCAGCGGGCGAATATCGGTGACTGGGGCCCCTGCGCTGGCCGACCGTCCGCTGGCCCAGGTAGACGTGGCCAAGGCCGAGGCGGCGCTGCGTTCGGCCCGGGCCTTCTTCTACGAATCCATCGAGCGCGCCTGGGACCATGTGCTGGCTGGTGATCCTGTGCCGCAGGAGGCCACCAACCTGCTGCGCCTGTCTTCTACCCATGCCACGCGCATCGCCGCTGAGGTGGCGCGCAACGCACAGATGCTCTCCGGTATGACCGGCATCTACCACGACAGCCCCCTGGCTCGCTGCGTCAACGACGCCCAGGTGGTCACCCAGCACGCCTTCATGGGCGATGTCACCTATCAGAACGCCGGAGCGATGTTCTTCGGCAAGCAGCCCCTGCCGGGCTACCTGTAA
- a CDS encoding nitrilase: MQAKIKVACVQAAPVFLDLQGTVDKTLALIEEAASQGARLIAFPETWIPGYPWFLWLQAPAHYMPLVQRYHQNSLVLDSEQARRISAAARQHAIHVVLGYSERDHGSLYIGQWLIDDQGHTLGIRRKLKATHVERVLFGESDGSSLATFDSQLGKLGALCCWEHLQPLSRYAMYAQHEQIHVAAWPSFSLYRRGTAALGPEVNLAASRLYAAEGQCFVLASCAVVTPDMLDLLCATDEQRALLEAGGGHARIFGPDGADLASPLGEHEEGILYATLDPAALVGAKLAADPVGHYSRPDVTRLLFNRNAYTPVVECDASTLGEVLGQAAEEVL; this comes from the coding sequence ATGCAAGCGAAGATCAAGGTTGCCTGTGTCCAGGCGGCCCCGGTTTTTCTCGATCTGCAAGGTACGGTGGACAAGACCCTGGCGCTGATCGAGGAAGCGGCCAGCCAGGGTGCTCGGCTCATCGCCTTTCCAGAAACCTGGATCCCCGGCTATCCCTGGTTCCTGTGGTTGCAGGCGCCGGCCCACTACATGCCGCTGGTGCAGCGCTACCACCAGAACTCCCTGGTACTGGACAGCGAGCAGGCCAGACGGATCAGCGCAGCGGCGCGCCAGCACGCCATCCACGTGGTGCTGGGCTACAGCGAGCGTGATCACGGCTCGCTCTACATCGGCCAATGGTTGATCGATGATCAGGGACACACTCTCGGTATCCGGCGCAAGCTCAAGGCCACCCATGTGGAGCGGGTGCTGTTCGGGGAAAGCGATGGTTCCTCCCTGGCCACCTTCGACAGCCAACTGGGCAAGCTGGGGGCGTTGTGCTGCTGGGAGCACCTGCAACCACTCAGCCGTTATGCGATGTACGCCCAGCACGAGCAGATTCATGTCGCCGCCTGGCCGAGCTTTAGCCTCTATCGGCGTGGCACCGCGGCACTGGGGCCGGAGGTCAACCTGGCGGCTTCCCGGCTGTACGCCGCCGAAGGCCAGTGTTTCGTGCTGGCGTCCTGCGCCGTGGTGACCCCGGACATGCTCGACCTGCTCTGCGCCACCGACGAGCAGCGCGCGCTGCTGGAAGCGGGTGGTGGTCATGCACGAATCTTCGGCCCCGACGGTGCGGACCTGGCGAGTCCCCTGGGCGAGCATGAAGAAGGCATTCTGTATGCGACGCTGGATCCGGCCGCGCTCGTCGGCGCCAAGCTCGCGGCCGATCCGGTGGGGCATTACTCGCGGCCCGATGTGACCCGGCTGCTGTTCAACCGCAATGCCTATACCCCCGTGGTGGAGTGTGACGCCAGCACCCTTGGCGAGGTTCTGGGTCAGGCAGCGGAGGAAGTCTTGTGA
- a CDS encoding aromatic-ring-hydroxylating dioxygenase subunit beta produces MNLQLLQEVSAFIWQEGDMLDHGEYEAWLAQWTEKGTYIIPIRPGEGDYENSLNYAYDDHHMRGLRVQRLVGGESISTSPRPRTVRTLSRFRVLDDDGDQVTVRCAQNLREFRKDTLKHYSADLTYTLVRAEGGWRIQRKVISLINSDDTLAGIGYIL; encoded by the coding sequence ATGAATCTGCAACTGCTGCAAGAAGTGAGCGCTTTCATCTGGCAGGAAGGCGACATGCTCGACCATGGCGAATACGAAGCCTGGCTGGCGCAATGGACGGAAAAAGGCACCTACATCATTCCGATCAGGCCCGGGGAAGGCGACTACGAGAACAGCCTCAACTATGCCTATGACGACCACCACATGCGCGGCCTGCGGGTGCAGCGCCTGGTCGGCGGCGAGTCGATCTCCACCAGCCCGCGGCCACGCACGGTGCGCACGCTTTCGCGCTTTCGGGTGCTTGACGATGACGGCGACCAGGTCACGGTGCGCTGTGCGCAGAACCTGCGGGAGTTCCGCAAGGACACGCTCAAGCACTACAGCGCCGACCTGACCTACACCCTGGTCAGGGCCGAGGGCGGATGGCGCATCCAGCGCAAGGTGATCAGCCTGATCAACAGCGACGATACTCTCGCCGGTATCGGCTACATCCTTTGA
- a CDS encoding aromatic ring-hydroxylating oxygenase subunit alpha, which produces MNNLIPAVNLALDPAGLVQDDRVHTSMYTDPALFDAELEKIFYSTWVWVAHESEIPDAGSYKSTYIGKQPVIVVRDRKQAIHVLLNRCRHRGATVCEHKKGKTNSFVCPYHGWGYALDGSLRGIPQPESYGECLDKSELPLVSLRVESYAGMVFATFKDGIEPLEDFLGAAKKWMDLFMKQGAGYGIKVPGEHRFRFPGNWKIQLENTTDAYHFPLVHKSFLSSVDEQTLKLFDFAEGPGYVEDLGNGHSVMVMIPDLVDLEADLDKPIPERFAGLAAELRDEGIDEPQVRRIVRAVGGSGFNLNLFPNIACSMAFFRVLQPISVTETEIHHAVITMDGGPASANRYRLRLHEHFQGPLGFGTPDDSEAWERVQKGASAGEDLWIMLNRGLPGERPSADGLVSDVSAETGMRAAYRQWKKLMSA; this is translated from the coding sequence GTGAACAACCTGATTCCAGCCGTCAACCTGGCGCTCGATCCTGCCGGGTTGGTGCAGGACGACCGCGTCCATACCTCCATGTACACCGATCCGGCGTTGTTCGATGCCGAACTGGAAAAGATCTTCTACAGCACCTGGGTCTGGGTCGCCCATGAAAGCGAAATTCCGGACGCCGGCAGCTACAAGAGCACCTACATCGGCAAGCAACCAGTGATCGTGGTGCGGGATCGCAAGCAGGCCATTCACGTCCTGCTCAATCGCTGCCGGCATCGCGGGGCCACGGTCTGTGAACACAAGAAGGGCAAGACCAACAGCTTCGTCTGCCCCTATCACGGCTGGGGTTATGCCCTTGATGGCTCACTGCGGGGCATTCCTCAGCCAGAGAGCTATGGCGAATGCCTGGACAAGTCCGAACTACCGCTGGTCAGCCTACGGGTGGAGAGTTATGCCGGCATGGTCTTCGCCACTTTCAAGGATGGCATTGAGCCGCTGGAGGACTTCCTCGGTGCGGCGAAGAAATGGATGGACCTGTTCATGAAGCAAGGTGCCGGCTATGGCATCAAGGTACCCGGTGAGCATCGTTTCCGTTTTCCCGGCAACTGGAAAATCCAGCTGGAAAACACTACCGACGCCTATCACTTCCCCCTGGTGCACAAGAGTTTTTTGTCCTCGGTCGACGAGCAGACCCTGAAACTGTTCGACTTCGCCGAAGGCCCGGGCTACGTCGAGGACCTGGGCAACGGGCACAGCGTGATGGTGATGATTCCCGATTTGGTGGATCTGGAGGCCGACCTCGACAAACCCATCCCCGAGCGCTTCGCGGGCCTGGCCGCCGAGCTGCGTGACGAGGGCATCGACGAACCCCAGGTGCGCCGCATCGTTCGAGCCGTGGGCGGCTCGGGTTTCAACCTCAACCTGTTTCCCAACATTGCCTGCTCGATGGCTTTTTTCCGGGTGCTGCAGCCGATCTCGGTGACCGAGACCGAGATCCACCATGCCGTGATCACCATGGACGGTGGACCGGCCTCGGCCAACCGTTATCGCCTGCGCCTGCATGAGCACTTCCAGGGGCCGCTGGGCTTCGGCACTCCGGACGACTCCGAAGCCTGGGAGCGTGTGCAGAAGGGCGCCAGCGCCGGCGAAGACCTGTGGATCATGCTCAACCGTGGCCTGCCGGGCGAGAGACCCAGCGCCGATGGCCTGGTTTCGGACGTGAGCGCCGAGACCGGTATGCGCGCTGCCTACCGGCAATGGAAAAAACTGATGTCGGCCTGA
- a CDS encoding flavin reductase, producing MVEINQFRNAMALLGGAVTVITTDGPAGRFGFTASAVCSVTDVPPTLLVCMNRSSYSNAQFKANGALCVNVLGGAHQALSGAFANKALSMEERFAATDWTVLESGAPVMQEALVNFDCLIAQVHEVGSHSIFYCQIQGIRHGAGDDGLVYFNRAYHRVCEASKAC from the coding sequence ATGGTAGAGATCAACCAATTTCGCAATGCGATGGCCCTGCTCGGTGGTGCGGTGACCGTCATCACCACCGATGGTCCTGCTGGCCGCTTCGGCTTCACGGCATCGGCGGTATGCAGTGTGACCGACGTACCACCCACCTTGCTGGTATGCATGAACCGTTCTTCGTACTCCAATGCCCAGTTCAAGGCCAACGGCGCGTTGTGCGTGAATGTCCTGGGCGGTGCCCACCAGGCACTGTCGGGGGCTTTCGCTAACAAAGCACTGAGCATGGAGGAGCGCTTTGCCGCCACCGACTGGACGGTGCTGGAAAGCGGCGCGCCGGTGATGCAGGAGGCCCTGGTGAACTTCGATTGCCTTATCGCCCAAGTGCACGAGGTGGGGTCCCACAGCATTTTCTACTGTCAGATCCAGGGCATCCGTCACGGTGCCGGAGATGATGGACTGGTGTACTTCAACCGGGCTTATCACCGGGTGTGCGAGGCGTCCAAGGCCTGCTGA
- a CDS encoding MarR family winged helix-turn-helix transcriptional regulator — MSNSKNTGQLHHDPASSDFRKEDFPFYWLARTHGRYTQNMERLLKKVDLDVPRWRVLWILKENGESSISEISTHAIAKLSTITKIVYRMKDDGLVDTAPSPEDGRVTQVRITETGQRAVERMQDITHELFQRSFKGLTQAQVQRLNQMLEVVFHNLESL, encoded by the coding sequence ATGAGCAACTCGAAGAACACCGGTCAGCTCCACCACGACCCTGCCAGCAGCGACTTTCGCAAGGAAGACTTCCCTTTCTACTGGCTGGCCCGGACCCATGGCCGCTATACCCAGAACATGGAACGCCTGCTCAAGAAGGTCGATCTCGACGTGCCGCGCTGGCGCGTGTTGTGGATCCTCAAGGAAAACGGCGAATCGAGCATTTCCGAGATTTCCACTCATGCCATCGCCAAGCTGTCGACTATCACCAAGATCGTCTACCGCATGAAGGACGATGGCCTGGTGGACACCGCTCCCAGCCCTGAGGATGGTCGCGTCACCCAGGTACGCATCACCGAGACCGGCCAGCGCGCCGTCGAACGCATGCAGGACATCACCCACGAGTTGTTCCAGCGCAGCTTCAAGGGCCTGACCCAGGCCCAGGTGCAGCGGCTGAACCAGATGCTGGAAGTGGTGTTCCACAATCTGGAGAGCCTGTAG
- a CDS encoding IacB protein, with protein sequence MSNRKTLRVLFCMGINQNFFDAPREEQLQVWAAFSAMWNGIHDLPGVKVLGNMDDDQGMVGPSDGYPWTTYLLADVPDIETVHDACNLFRTTSVGQGPYKLWRYAKVEARIGRELVIQRA encoded by the coding sequence ATGAGCAACCGGAAGACCTTGCGCGTGCTGTTCTGCATGGGCATCAACCAGAACTTCTTCGATGCGCCGCGCGAAGAGCAGCTCCAGGTATGGGCGGCCTTCAGCGCGATGTGGAACGGTATCCACGATCTGCCTGGAGTGAAGGTACTGGGCAACATGGATGACGACCAGGGCATGGTCGGGCCGTCCGACGGTTATCCCTGGACCACCTACCTGTTGGCCGATGTCCCGGATATCGAGACCGTGCACGACGCCTGCAACCTGTTTCGCACCACCTCAGTGGGCCAGGGACCCTACAAGCTGTGGCGCTACGCCAAAGTCGAGGCGCGAATCGGTCGCGAGTTGGTGATCCAGCGTGCCTGA
- a CDS encoding amidase: MTIIVESLDLGGSGPRVMLKDTIDVAGTATRASSRALEQAPLAEQHAEVVNHLLAAGARLTAKVSLHELAFGTTGINRYLGTAANPRFPGRIPGGSSSGSAAAVAAGLADFSLGTDTGGSIRVPACCCGVFGLKPTFGRVSRHGVMPARSSLDCVGPLAASLPMLIRAMGMIDPTFAAAQVPFQARVGVLPVPAAPAILEVVQHTLVASGLTLLDVELEYFTAAYDAGLVVINRETFEGCGHLLASGQVGTDVADRLAVAGQTSDHALAEAEEVRRRFTAEVDQALASCDVLALPTMPDFPLRVEEAADTRAVLGMTSLVRPFNLSGHPALSIPLGSAQGLPVGLQLVAAKGADAKLLAVAQRLLLGIHDASGL, translated from the coding sequence ATGACCATCATAGTTGAGTCACTGGACCTGGGCGGCAGCGGCCCCCGGGTCATGCTCAAGGACACCATCGATGTCGCCGGCACCGCCACCCGTGCATCCAGCCGGGCTCTGGAGCAGGCGCCGCTGGCCGAGCAGCATGCCGAAGTAGTCAATCACCTGTTGGCCGCTGGCGCTCGCCTGACCGCCAAGGTGAGCCTGCATGAATTGGCGTTTGGTACCACTGGCATCAACCGCTACTTAGGGACGGCGGCCAATCCGCGGTTCCCGGGGCGTATCCCCGGCGGCTCTTCCAGCGGTTCGGCCGCCGCAGTGGCCGCCGGCCTGGCAGATTTCAGCCTGGGCACTGATACCGGTGGCTCGATTCGGGTCCCGGCCTGTTGTTGCGGGGTATTCGGCCTCAAGCCGACCTTCGGCCGGGTCAGCCGCCACGGCGTGATGCCGGCGCGCAGCAGCCTGGATTGTGTCGGCCCTTTGGCCGCGAGCCTACCCATGCTGATTCGCGCCATGGGCATGATCGATCCGACGTTCGCCGCCGCCCAGGTACCCTTCCAGGCCCGGGTCGGGGTATTGCCCGTTCCTGCTGCGCCGGCGATCCTCGAGGTGGTCCAGCATACGCTGGTGGCCAGCGGCCTGACCCTGCTAGATGTCGAGCTCGAGTATTTCACCGCGGCCTATGATGCCGGCCTGGTGGTTATCAATCGCGAGACCTTCGAAGGCTGTGGCCATCTGTTGGCCAGTGGCCAGGTGGGCACGGACGTTGCCGACCGACTGGCTGTCGCGGGTCAGACCAGCGATCACGCTCTCGCCGAGGCCGAGGAGGTGCGTCGGCGCTTTACCGCCGAGGTCGACCAGGCGTTGGCTAGCTGCGATGTGCTGGCACTGCCGACCATGCCCGACTTTCCCTTGCGCGTGGAGGAGGCCGCCGATACCCGGGCGGTGCTGGGCATGACTTCGTTGGTACGGCCATTCAACCTGTCCGGGCATCCGGCGCTGAGCATTCCGTTGGGCAGCGCGCAAGGCTTGCCGGTGGGCTTGCAATTGGTGGCGGCCAAGGGCGCGGACGCCAAGCTGCTAGCGGTGGCGCAGCGCCTGTTGCTCGGCATCCATGACGCCAGTGGGCTTTGA
- a CDS encoding helix-turn-helix domain-containing protein, whose product MLTRFDTGDIRPHERQAFWQEVVCATFVPLECQIGAGVDFDGQLQAHDLDGLTVVDIRASSQQVRRNQHCIARSPDEYVLINLAQEGHSQVIQDGREAFLEQGDFAIYDTRQPYELRFCGDFRQTVLQIPYQALRERISNIKQLTALSLSRKDPVARLAFDYLTGLAGIDDSIDVETRRRLTHQGLDLLATVLAERGKGIVQPSARRTSLLYRIKNHVRANLADSDLSLAGVAGAFGVTSRYINSLFQDERTSFGRFLLSTRLQACADQLRSHSQQGALISTLAYRSGFTDMTYFSRVFKARFGCSARDFRHAAMLGIDTPLG is encoded by the coding sequence ATGCTCACTCGATTCGATACCGGCGATATCAGGCCCCATGAGCGCCAAGCCTTCTGGCAGGAAGTGGTGTGCGCGACCTTCGTGCCGCTGGAGTGCCAGATTGGTGCGGGGGTGGATTTCGATGGGCAGTTGCAAGCCCATGATCTGGATGGACTGACCGTGGTCGATATTCGCGCCAGCAGCCAGCAGGTGCGTCGCAATCAACATTGCATTGCACGCAGCCCGGATGAATATGTGCTGATCAACCTGGCACAGGAGGGGCACTCGCAGGTTATCCAGGACGGTCGCGAGGCCTTCCTGGAACAAGGGGACTTCGCGATCTACGACACTCGCCAGCCTTATGAGCTGCGTTTCTGCGGGGACTTTCGCCAGACCGTACTGCAAATTCCCTATCAGGCCCTGCGCGAGCGCATCAGTAACATCAAGCAATTGACCGCCCTGTCGCTGTCACGAAAAGACCCAGTGGCCCGATTGGCCTTCGACTACCTGACCGGTTTGGCCGGGATCGATGACAGCATCGATGTCGAAACCAGGCGCCGGTTGACCCATCAGGGCCTGGACCTACTGGCCACGGTCCTGGCCGAACGCGGCAAGGGGATCGTCCAGCCCTCCGCGCGACGTACGTCCCTGCTCTATCGCATCAAGAATCATGTCAGGGCCAACCTCGCGGACAGCGATCTGTCCCTGGCCGGTGTCGCTGGTGCCTTCGGCGTCACGTCGCGCTACATCAACAGCCTGTTCCAGGATGAGCGGACCTCATTCGGGCGCTTCCTGCTCAGTACCCGCCTGCAAGCCTGTGCCGACCAGCTACGCAGCCACTCTCAGCAAGGCGCCTTGATCAGCACGTTGGCCTATCGCTCGGGTTTCACCGACATGACCTATTTCAGCCGAGTGTTCAAGGCACGCTTCGGTTGCAGCGCCAGGGACTTCCGACATGCCGCCATGCTCGGCATCGACACGCCCCTGGGCTGA
- a CDS encoding SDR family NAD(P)-dependent oxidoreductase — translation MNQVALVTGAGQGLGQRTCARLLAAGFDVVVSDRDLELAKASVAKLQGAGGRLLALELDVGSKADFQRGLARVLEHFGALQVVVNNAAVTRTTPLMQISPEEFDAVVGLNLRSVFLGCQVFGAYLAEAGYGRIINMASLAGQNGGTATGAHYAASKGAIITLTKIFAKEFAARGVTVNAIAPGPIDSPAVHAAIPAERIAGLLAGVPVQRLGDADFVGDLIAQLARPEAYFTTGATWDVNGGLFMR, via the coding sequence ATGAACCAAGTCGCATTGGTAACCGGTGCAGGCCAGGGGCTGGGCCAGCGCACCTGCGCGCGCCTGTTGGCGGCGGGCTTCGATGTGGTGGTCAGCGACCGCGACCTGGAACTCGCCAAGGCTAGCGTCGCAAAGTTGCAAGGGGCGGGCGGACGGCTGCTGGCACTTGAGCTGGATGTCGGCAGCAAGGCCGACTTCCAGCGGGGCCTGGCCCGGGTGCTGGAGCATTTTGGCGCCTTGCAGGTGGTGGTCAACAACGCCGCCGTGACCAGGACCACACCACTGATGCAGATCAGCCCCGAGGAGTTCGATGCCGTGGTTGGGCTCAACCTGCGCAGCGTGTTCCTCGGTTGCCAGGTGTTCGGTGCGTACCTGGCCGAGGCCGGCTACGGCCGGATCATCAACATGGCTTCCCTGGCCGGGCAGAACGGCGGTACCGCCACGGGCGCGCATTACGCGGCTAGCAAGGGCGCGATCATTACCTTGACCAAGATCTTCGCCAAGGAATTCGCCGCCCGTGGGGTCACCGTCAACGCCATTGCCCCAGGGCCCATCGATTCGCCGGCGGTGCACGCGGCGATTCCGGCCGAACGCATCGCCGGCCTGCTGGCTGGTGTCCCGGTGCAGCGCCTGGGGGATGCGGACTTCGTCGGCGACCTGATCGCGCAGTTGGCGCGGCCCGAGGCCTACTTCACCACTGGCGCCACCTGGGACGTGAACGGCGGCCTGTTCATGCGTTGA